From the Macaca nemestrina isolate mMacNem1 chromosome 18, mMacNem.hap1, whole genome shotgun sequence genome, the window agtgcagtggtgcgatcttggctcactagaacctccacctcctgggttgaagtgattctcctgcctccgcctcctaagtagctgggactacaggcgcaggccaccacacctggctaattatttttatttttagtagagatgggatttcactatgttagcctcagttaatctgcctgtctcggcctccgaaagtgctgggattacaggagttagccacctcacctggcctcatcgattatttctattatttctggttatgatcctttgtatttgtCCTCATAAgtcatttgtcttttcttattaAGATGTAGGAgctggccgagcgcggtggctcaagcctgtaatcccagcactttgggaggccgagacgggcagatcacgaggtcaggagatcgagaccatcctggctaacacggtgaaaccccgtctctactaaaaaaaatacaaaaaactagccgggcgagttggcggacgcctgtagtcccagctactccggaggctgaggcaggagaatggcgtaaacctgggaggcggagattgaagtgagccgagatcacgccaccgcactccagcctgggcgacagagcgagactccgtctcaaaaaaaaaaaaaaaaaaagaaggggttgTCCCAGGCCTGAGGTAAGGGGTCTTTGGTGACTTTAAGTTCccacatctcaaaaaaagcaaaacaaaacaaaaaggagggtgtggtggctcatgcctgtaatcccagcactttgggaggctgagatgggcggatcacttgaggtcgggagttcgagaccagcctgaccaacatgtagaaaccacgtctctactaaaaatacaaaattagcctggcgtgatggcccaagcctgtaatcccagctactcaggaggctgaggcaggagaatcacttgaacccaggaggcggaggttgcagtgagctgagatcacaccactgcactccaggctggacaacaagagcgaaactccatctcaaaaaaaaaaagcccccacatcttatcattttttttctttccttcaggcTGTGGGCAGAGTCAGAAGAGGGTGGCAGACAGGGAGGGGAAATGAGAAGATCCAATGGGCCAACCATTGCTAAGCTGGTGGGAGCTACTTCCTTCTCTGCTCAAGGCTCCTGGACATCCAGAGCGGGACCTGAGTAAGGGTCTTGGGGGGACGGGGCAGGGGGCAGGCTGAAGGGTGCCCAGCTGACACACTCTCCAAAGCGAGGTCTTCTGCCAGACCCCCAGGAAATGACTTATCAGTGATTCCTCAGGCTGTTTTCTCCTCAGTACCATTCCCTCTAAAAAATCACTTTTCATGAGCAAGGATGCACTCACTGGCACTCCTGCACCTCTCACCCTTCCCCAGAAGTccactccttccttcctcaccCTGCAGGAGCTGGCCGGCACCATCACCCCCCATCTCCCCACCTCCATTCTCCAACCACAGGGGCCTTGTCTCCTCTGTCCCTTCTCCTCCCTGAGCCAagcctcctccctcctctacctcctccaccTAGTACATATCCTTAAgtctcacctcctccaggaagcccccaTACTAATCCTGGTCCCCTTGAATGCCTGGTCCACACCTCCAGAGTTCCTCAGGGCCTGTGATGAGGTTTGCACCTCTGTGTGTACTTGTGTGATGGTTAGAGGACTGCCTACCTCCCAGAGGACGCTCAATGCTCCAGGCGGTTCTGGCTgttgttttatttacttgtttcaCAACTATTTACCTAGCAAGTCTTCCATCAGAGCATTTGGAGAGATGGGGGTGTCACAGTGAACCACGACCTCTAGGCCAGTGGGAAAGTCAGTCACACAAACTGCACAGGGTCCCACTGTGAGTCCATGACCTGGGGCTTAGCCAGCACCCACCACCCTCACGCGTCACCCCACAACCCCCTAGAGGAGTCTGAACCTGCACGGAGCCCAGCCCCGTGCTTTTTGCGTCCTGGTATTTGTTCCTTCCTGATGCCTGTCACTCAAGCACACTAGTGACTATCGCCAGAGGGAAAGGGAGTTGGAGGGAGCGAGACTGGAGAGGAGGACGGACTCTGCGCGGAAATTCTTTTGCGTTCCTATGGGCCAGGGCGTCCGGGTGCGCGCATTCCTCTCCGCCCCGGATTGGGCGAAGCCTCCCGGCTCACACTCGCTCGCCCGCGTGTTCCCTGATCCCGCTGGAGCTGACGCGCGTCCAGCGCGTGCCAGGCCGGGGCGGGGGTGCGGGCTGACTTTCTCCCTCACTAGGGACGCTCGGGCGCCCCAAAGAAAAGGGTGGCGCTGCGCTCCGGGGTGGAAGAGCCGACAGCGCCCGACCCCAACGGGCCGGCCCCCTCGCCCAGCGTCGCGACCGCCCTGCTTCCTGGCGAGCTGGACGGGCGGGAGTGGAGCGGCGGGTGGAGGGTGGAGACGTCCCGGCCCCCGTCCCGTGTGCGCCCCCAGCGGAGGCCAAGCCGCCCTGTCCGGGACTCCCCTGCGGTCCAGGCCGCGCCCCGGGCTCCGCGCCAGCCAATGAGCACCGCCCTGCCGGGCGTGCCCGGAGCATAAACCCTGGCGCGCTGGCTGCCCGGCACTCTTCTGGTCCCCACAGACTCAGAAAGAACCCACCATGGTGCTGTCTCCTGCCGACAAGACCAACGTCAAGGCCGCCTGGGGTAAGGTCGGCGGGCACGCTGGCGAGTATGGTGCGGAGGCCCTGGAGAGGTGAGGCTCCCTCCCCTGCTCCGACCCGGGCTCCTCGCCCGGCTTCACCCACCGGCCACCCGCAACCGTCCTGGCCCCGGACCCAAACCCCACCCCTCACTCTGCTTCTCCCCGCAGGATGTTCCTGTCCTTCCCCACCACCAAGACCTACTTCCCCCACTTCGACCTGAGCCACGGCTCTGCCCAGGTTAAGGACCACGGCAAGAAGGTGGCCGACGCGCTGACCCTCGCCGTGGGGCACGTGGACGACATGCCCCACGCGCTGTCCGCGCTGAGCGACCTGCACGCGCACAAGCTTCGGGTGGACCCGGTCAACTTCAAGGTGAGCGGCGAGCCGGGAGCGATCTGGGTCGAGGGGCGAGATGGCGCCTTCCTCGCAGGGCAGAGCATCCCGCGGGTTGCGGGAGGTGCAGCGCAGGCGGCGGCTGCGGGCCCTCGGCCCCACTGACCCTCTTCTCTGCACAGCTCCTGAGCCACTGCCTGCTGGTGACTCTGGCCGCTCACCTCCCCGCCGAGTTCACCCCTGCGGTGCACGCCTCCCTGGACAAGTTCCTGGCTTCTGTGAGCACCGTGCTGACCTCCAAATACCGTTAAGCTGGAGCCTCGGTGGTCATGCTTCTTGCCCCTTGGGCCTCCCGCCaggccctcctcccctccttgcACCGGCCCTTCCTGGTCTTTGAATAAAGTCTGAGTGGGCGGCAGCCTGTATGTGCCTGAGTTTCTTCCCTCAGCGAAGGTGCCAGGGATGGGCATGGACAGCAGCTGGGACACACATGGCTAGGACCTCTCTGCAGCTGGATAGGGTAGGAAAGGGCAGGGgcgggaggaggggagagaggaaggaagttgAGCCATCGCAAAGTCCAACTGGAAAACCGCTGGATCCTAGAGTGCTTTGAGGATGCATTTGCTCTTTCCTGAGTTTTATTCCCAGGCCTTTCAGATTCAATGCAGGTTTGTTGAAATAATGAATGTATCCATCTTTACATTTCTAGGCACTCTTGTGCCAAGAACTGGCTGCTTTCTGCCTGAGACCTCACTGGTTTCCCAGAGGTCCTCCCAGATATGGGTGGTGGGTAGGTTAGGAAAGTCCCACTCCAGCGCGGCTGCATTGATCCCCCATTGTCCCCACTAGTCTCCGGAAAACCTCCCAGATACGGGCACAGTTTAGATGAAATCAGGGGTGAGGGGCGCAACCGCAGGCCCCAGACAATTCAATAGGGGTTCCCCTTTCACCCCCAGGCCATCCTAGGATGCTCACAAGGATCTAGACACTGATGCCCTGGGGCTGGCGAGGTCAGGAGGTCATCTCTGGGCCCAGCTCAGGGCTCAGCTCAGCAGCCACTCAGCTCCCCTGAGGCTGGGGAGCCTGTCCCATTGTGACTGGAGAGGAGAGCCGGGCCACGGAGTCCTGGCTATAAGGTCCCTCCTCCCTGCAGCGTATTTTCTCTTTGCTGAGCAGGCTCTCAGTGCCTGGGGTATCAGAGGGAGGGTTCCCAGACATCGCAGCCACAAAGCCCTGGCCCTCAACTGATAGCAATATCTTTTCTTCCCTAAGCCCATGAATTGCCCTTGGTAAATACCTATGGCAGGCCCTCTGCCTGCGTTTGTGATGTCCTTTCCATAGCCTGTGGGTACAGTATCAACTCTCAGGAAGATAGTGTCTTCATTATTTCATCAGGAAGAATGGAGGTCTGACCTAAAGGTAGAAATATGTCAAATGTACATCAGTGGgctggttggagtgcagcagtgttTACAATTAATTGATCAGAATCAGTTataaatttattgttttcttctccaCTCCTGCTGCTTCAGTTGACTAAGcctaagaaaaaattataaaaattggccgggcatggtggctcatgcctgtaattgtagcactttgggaggctgaggcaggtggatcacctgaagtcaggggttcaagaccagcctagccaacatggtgaaaccctgtctctactaaaaacacaaaaattggccgggtgcgatgactcatgcctgtaaacccagcactttggtaggcagaggttgcagtgagtcaagattgcgcaattgcactccagcttgggcaacaagagcgaaactccgtctcaaaataaataaataaaataaaataaattagcccagcagctgggcacggtggctcacgcctgtaatcccagcactttgggaggccaaggcaggcagatcacaaggtcaggagtttgagaccagcctggccaatatggtgaaaccccatctctaccaaaaatacaaaaaattagccgggtgtggtggcacatgcctgtaatcccagctactcgggaggctgaggcaggagaatcacttgaactcaggaggcagaggttgcggtgatgcgcgatcacaccattgcactctagactgggcaacaagagcgaagctccatctcaaaaagaaaaagttataaaaattatacatcagtagatgaatgggtaaataaaacgTGGTGGTCTATAcatacaagggaatattatttggccataaaaagaaatgaagcactGATAGGATGTAGCTGCACCTTGAAAATATTTGACaagaagccagacaccaaaggTCACATATTGCATGACTCCATCTATATGCAATATCCACTACAGCCAAATCCATAGGAACCAAAAGCAGATTAGTGGCTGCCGGGGCCAGagttagtgttttttttttgttttgttttgttttgttttgttttttgagacggaatctcactctgtcgcccaggctggagtgcagtggcgcgatctcagctcactgcaagctccgcctcccgggttcccgccattctcctgcctcagcctcctgagtagctgggactacaggcgcccgccgcctcacccggctagttttttgcattttttagtacagacggggtttcaccgtgttagccaggatggtctcgatctcctgatccgcccgtctcggcctcccaaagtgctgggattacaggcttgagccaccgcgcccggcccagagttaCTGTTAATGAGTACAGAGCTGgcgtttgggatgatgaaaaagctCTGAcctagatagtggtgatggttgcataacattgTAAATGTTCTTAGTATCACCAAATTTTACACCtgaaaaatggctaaaatgataATTTATGTCGATTTTAgcacaatgtttttaaaacaagaaagctATAAGGGGTACAGCACAGTGAGTGTTGCATACGCATTTACTATTATTCTTGGGTAATATCCCAGGCACTCAGTAAACGTTCACTGCCCTGAAGAAACACTGCTACGAGTCAGGCACCTGACAGTTGTTATccgtttaattctcacaatctGAGAAGAAATTTTCACCctcattttatataataaatgagaaaatagactCGGGCAAGGGTCACAATAGACTCAAGAGGCAGAATGAACTCACTTCCAATGACAAATCCATGCCGAAATTCAGTGTTATAATAATacatagggccgggcgcggtggttcacgcctgtaatcccagaactttgggaggacgaggcggatcacctgaggtcaggagtttgagatcagcctgaccaacatggtgaaaccgtgtttctactaaaaatacaaaattggccaggtgtggtggcggcgcctgtaatcccagctactcggaaggctgaggcaggagaatcgcttgaacctgggaggcggaggttgccgtgagccgaaatcgcgccaccgcactcaccgcacccggccaatttttgtgtttttagcggAGACTAAAAACTACACGGTGAACACCTAAGACGCGGGGGCCTTGGATCCAGGGCGATTCAGAGTTCCCCGGGTCGGAGCAGTCGGAGATGGAGGCCGCGCGGTCCCGGGATCCGGGACCAGGCCCTGCACCCCAGGGTGGCGAGGCTGCAGCGCGGCGCCCCCTGGTGGCCGCGGGAACCCCTGGCCGGTCCGCGCAGGCGCAGCGCGGGCGCAGGGCGCGGTGGGTTCCAGCGCGGGAATGGCGCTGTCCGCGGAGGACCGGGCGCTGGTGCGCGCCCTGTGGAAGAAACTGGGCAGCAACGTCGGTGTCTACGCTACTGAGGCCCTGGAGAGGTGCGGCGAGGCTGGGCGCCCCCGCCCTCCGAGGCCCTGCCTCCCCAAGCCCCCTGGACGCGCCTCACCGCCTTTCCTCTCGCAGGACCTTCCTGGCCTTCCCCGCCACGAAGACCTACTTCTCCCACCTAGACCTGAGCCCCGGCTCCGCCCAGGTCAGAGCACACGGCCAGAAGGTGGCGGACGCGCTGAGCCTCGCCGTGGAGCGCCTAGACGACCTACCCCGCGCGCTGTCCGCTCTGAGCCATCTGCACGCTTGCCAGCTGCGAGTGGACCCAGCTAACTTCCCGGTGAGCGGCTGCCGTGCTGGGCCCCTGTTCTCGGGAGGGCTCCGGCGGGGCGGGTGCGGGGGGCATGTGGGGCGGGTGCAGGCAAGTGAGCCTTGCGTGCTCGCCGCAGCTCCTGGGCCACTGCCTGCTGGTGACCCTCGCCCGGCACTACCCCGGAGACTTCAGCCCGGCGCTGCAGGCGTCGCTGGACAAGTTCCTGAGCCACGTGATCTCTGCGCTGGCTTCCGAGTACCGCTGAACTGTGGGTGGGTGGCCGTGTGACCCCCAGGCGATCTTCCCCGTGTATGAGTAAAGCCTCCCCAAGGTGCAGCCTTCTTGCCGTGCTCTCTCAAAGGCAGGACGCGAGAACAAGGCGCCGCCCCGCCCCAAGGAAAAGCGAGGGTCTGGGGCGCACCCCCAGTGCCCAGATCCAGGCGCGCCTCGTCCCACCCCCAGCAGGTTTGGGGCCTCG encodes:
- the LOC139359789 gene encoding hemoglobin subunit alpha-1/2/3 encodes the protein MVLSPADKTNVKAAWGKVGGHAGEYGAEALERMFLSFPTTKTYFPHFDLSHGSAQVKDHGKKVADALTLAVGHVDDMPHALSALSDLHAHKLRVDPVNFKLLSHCLLVTLAAHLPAEFTPAVHASLDKFLASVSTVLTSKYR
- the LOC105485926 gene encoding hemoglobin subunit theta-1, which translates into the protein MALSAEDRALVRALWKKLGSNVGVYATEALERTFLAFPATKTYFSHLDLSPGSAQVRAHGQKVADALSLAVERLDDLPRALSALSHLHACQLRVDPANFPLLGHCLLVTLARHYPGDFSPALQASLDKFLSHVISALASEYR